The Faecalibacterium prausnitzii genome includes a window with the following:
- a CDS encoding putative DNA modification/repair radical SAM protein, whose product MEQSLMEKLTILADSAKYDVACTSSGASRAAKAGSMGSCYAPGCCHAFTADGRCVSLLKVLMTNCCAFDCSYCVNRRSNDAPRATFSPWELAELTIEFYRRNYIEGLFLSSAVLVSPDYTTERMLKTLRLLRNEYHFGGYIHAKAIPGTSPELLEQLGFLADRLSVNVELPSESSLKLLAPDKGRHSIFRPMKQIAVEGAANREELTLYRKAPRFAPAGQSTQMIVGASPETDHHILKLTEGMYQKYSLKRVFYSAYIPVAEDTRLPALDTKPPLLREHRLYQADWLLRFYQFKADEILDADHPNFNPYLDPKCNWAVQHYGLFPVDVNRAPFEMLLRVPGIGPKSARRIWHARKQASLGLDELKRMGVVLKRAQYFITCRGFAGAHPGRGSAGRERITSALIDPNVFSGGVEQLSLFSPPAVDKLVAQGVPPHAAQKLVREEAVQCLARAL is encoded by the coding sequence ATGGAACAGTCGCTGATGGAAAAGCTGACCATTCTGGCAGACAGCGCGAAATACGACGTGGCCTGCACGTCCAGCGGAGCGTCCCGCGCGGCAAAGGCGGGCAGCATGGGCAGCTGCTACGCACCGGGCTGCTGCCATGCCTTTACGGCGGACGGCCGCTGCGTCAGCCTGCTCAAGGTGCTGATGACCAACTGCTGTGCCTTCGATTGCAGCTACTGCGTCAACCGCAGGTCCAACGATGCGCCCCGCGCTACCTTTTCGCCGTGGGAGCTGGCCGAGCTGACCATCGAGTTCTACCGCCGCAACTACATCGAGGGGCTGTTCCTGTCCAGCGCGGTGCTGGTCAGCCCGGACTACACCACCGAGCGGATGCTCAAGACCCTGCGCCTGCTGCGGAACGAATACCATTTCGGCGGGTACATCCACGCCAAGGCCATCCCCGGCACCAGCCCGGAACTGCTGGAGCAGCTGGGTTTTCTGGCCGACCGCCTGAGCGTCAATGTGGAGCTGCCCAGCGAGAGCAGCCTGAAACTGCTGGCCCCGGACAAGGGGCGGCACTCCATCTTCCGGCCCATGAAGCAGATCGCAGTGGAAGGAGCCGCCAACCGGGAGGAACTGACCCTCTACCGCAAAGCACCCCGGTTCGCGCCCGCCGGTCAGAGCACCCAGATGATCGTGGGGGCTTCGCCGGAGACGGATCATCACATCCTCAAGCTGACCGAGGGAATGTACCAGAAATACAGCCTCAAGCGGGTGTTCTACTCCGCCTACATCCCTGTGGCCGAGGATACCCGCCTTCCCGCGCTGGACACCAAGCCCCCGCTGCTGCGGGAGCACCGGCTCTATCAGGCGGACTGGCTGCTGCGGTTCTATCAGTTCAAAGCGGACGAGATTTTAGACGCCGATCACCCGAACTTCAACCCCTATCTGGACCCGAAATGCAACTGGGCGGTCCAGCATTACGGGCTGTTCCCGGTGGACGTGAACCGGGCCCCCTTCGAGATGCTGCTGCGGGTGCCGGGCATCGGCCCCAAGAGTGCCCGGCGCATCTGGCATGCCCGGAAACAGGCCTCGCTGGGGCTGGATGAGCTGAAGCGGATGGGCGTGGTGCTCAAGCGGGCCCAGTATTTCATCACCTGCCGGGGCTTTGCCGGGGCGCATCCGGGGCGGGGCAGCGCGGGCCGGGAGCGGATCACGAGCGCCCTCATCGACCCGAACGTTTTCAGCGGCGGCGTGGAGCAGCTGAGCCTGTTCTCGCCGCCTGCCGTGGACAAGCTGGTGGCACAGGGAGTGCCGCCCCACGCGGCTCAGAAGCTGGTGCGGGAGGAGGCAGTGCAATGTTTGGCCAGAGCGCTGTGA
- a CDS encoding LexA family protein, which produces MSFPELLRQCRKQKHMSQAELASLLGVTQQAVGKWESGKSSPDPATVAKLAEILDTTADYLLGLFDPASEGQTEERFFGSYVYSLIPVIGTVKAGYGALAYEEDYGKEYARVKDPSSYFYLVVRGDSMEPRIHDGDLALVHRQDTLENGDLGVLIYGDEGEGTLKRYLQRGNCVVLQPFNPAYKELVIKGEDLNRLHIAGRVVETKAKW; this is translated from the coding sequence ATGTCGTTTCCGGAGCTGTTACGGCAATGCCGCAAGCAAAAGCATATGAGCCAGGCGGAACTTGCGTCACTTTTGGGCGTTACCCAGCAGGCAGTGGGCAAATGGGAGAGCGGGAAAAGCTCCCCGGACCCTGCCACGGTGGCCAAGCTTGCCGAGATCCTGGATACCACCGCAGACTACCTGCTGGGTCTGTTCGATCCCGCCAGCGAGGGCCAGACCGAGGAGCGCTTCTTCGGCAGCTATGTGTACAGCCTGATCCCGGTCATCGGCACGGTCAAGGCCGGTTACGGCGCGCTGGCCTATGAGGAGGACTACGGCAAGGAATATGCCCGCGTCAAAGACCCCTCCAGCTACTTCTATCTTGTGGTGCGCGGCGACAGTATGGAGCCCCGCATCCACGATGGCGATCTGGCTCTGGTGCACCGGCAGGATACGCTGGAAAACGGCGACCTGGGCGTCCTGATCTACGGCGACGAGGGCGAAGGCACCCTCAAGCGGTATCTGCAGCGGGGCAACTGCGTCGTGCTGCAGCCCTTCAACCCGGCTTACAAGGAGCTGGTCATCAAGGGCGAAGACCTGAACCGCCTGCACATCGCAGGCCGCGTGGTCGAGACCAAGGCCAAGTGGTAA
- a CDS encoding TIGR03915 family putative DNA repair protein, giving the protein MFGQSAVNPARKLHDAAVVYLYDGSFEGFLCCVFESFAQHEIPFAVWTPERETATLYPFKDIATDHEKARRVFASFGRKLGAETEYLVTRDFLSGREDKELLLIRFLHLAFALGPGTVKRAGHPDVAPLYEMKKSLDWEVDKFQGFVRFEEHDGMLGAVIHPKNYILPLLRGHFCGRFPEEDFMIYDAVHQAVLLYRDHRPQLLELAEPLGLPPPSEREQQFQALWKQFYKTLEIQARHNERGRMTHCPKRFWADLTELREEL; this is encoded by the coding sequence ATGTTTGGCCAGAGCGCTGTGAACCCTGCCCGCAAGCTCCACGATGCCGCAGTCGTTTACCTCTACGACGGCAGCTTTGAGGGCTTTCTCTGCTGCGTCTTCGAGAGCTTTGCCCAGCACGAGATCCCGTTTGCGGTCTGGACGCCGGAGCGGGAGACCGCCACCCTCTACCCCTTCAAGGACATCGCCACCGACCACGAAAAGGCCCGGCGGGTGTTTGCCAGCTTTGGCCGGAAACTGGGGGCCGAGACGGAATACCTCGTCACACGGGACTTCCTCTCCGGCCGGGAGGACAAGGAACTGCTCCTCATCCGGTTTCTGCATCTGGCCTTCGCGCTGGGGCCGGGCACAGTCAAGCGGGCAGGCCACCCGGACGTCGCGCCGCTCTACGAGATGAAAAAGAGCCTCGACTGGGAGGTGGACAAATTTCAGGGTTTCGTCCGCTTCGAGGAACACGACGGGATGCTGGGTGCGGTCATCCACCCGAAAAACTACATCCTGCCGCTGCTGCGGGGGCATTTCTGCGGCCGCTTTCCGGAGGAAGACTTCATGATCTACGACGCGGTGCACCAGGCAGTGCTGCTGTATCGGGATCACCGGCCGCAGCTGCTGGAACTGGCCGAGCCGCTGGGGCTTCCCCCGCCCAGCGAGCGGGAGCAGCAGTTTCAGGCGCTCTGGAAGCAGTTTTACAAAACGCTGGAGATCCAGGCCCGCCACAACGAGCGGGGCCGCATGACCCACTGCCCCAAACGCTTCTGGGCCGATCTGACGGAGCTGCGGGAGGAACTGTGA